The following proteins are co-located in the Macaca thibetana thibetana isolate TM-01 chromosome 6, ASM2454274v1, whole genome shotgun sequence genome:
- the LOC126956802 gene encoding 60S ribosomal protein L36a-like — MVKVPKTCWTFCKKCGKHQPHKVTQYKKGKDPLYAQGKRRYDRKQSGYGGQTKPIVRKKAKTTKKIVLRLECVEPNCKSKRMLAIKRCKHFELGGDKKRKDQVIQF; from the coding sequence ATGGTTAAAGTCCCTAAAACCTGTTGGACTTTCTGTAAGAAGTGTGGCAAGCACCAACCCCACAAAGTGACACAGTACAAGAAGGGCAAGGATCCTCTGTATGCCCAGGGAAAGCGGCGTTATGACAGGAAGCAGAGTGGCTATGGTGGGCAAACTAAGCCGATTGTCCGGAAAAAggctaaaactacaaagaagattGTGCTAAGGCTTGAGTGCGTTGAGCCCAACTGCAAATCTAAGAGAATGCTGGCTATTAAAAGATGCAAGCATTTTGAACTGGGAGgagataagaaaagaaaggacCAAGTGATCCAGTTCTAA